In the Triticum aestivum cultivar Chinese Spring chromosome 2B, IWGSC CS RefSeq v2.1, whole genome shotgun sequence genome, AGTGGTCGAAGCAACTGTGTCCCGAGCATCGCCGCACATCCACCAAATAAGGAGGCATGCACAATCCCGAGATGTAGGCGGACCAGGAGGAAAAATGGCACGAGTTAGATGCTCGCCGCCACGCCAACCAACCCCATCACTGTCAAGATTTCAGGGGCCAAACATGTCCACCAAGAAGACCACAACTCCTTACTCTGTCACCTACCATTGTGGAGATCATTTTTGGTGGACACATCAGTTATCTTTCTGTTGCTTGTAAAAAAAAATCTCTccggttgcaacgcacgggcatatgtgctagtgttGAATAATCTCACATCACTCCCTTAAATTAATTCTCATCATTTATATAcattcaacatcattgtctggtgtGAGCTAATTAAAGGGATCATTCATATTCAAGGTGGGAGACGGGGAGGTGAGTTGCCTCGTGGTTCATAAAAGGCATGTTTGAAATCAATAAGCCAAGAAGAAGATACCCAAGATTCTTGAAACATGCATGATCTTGAATTAATGGAAGAGGGACCATCGGCTCATGCATGGTGCAATCATGTTGTGGGCAAACGTTGTGGACTGAGAGAAGAGTTGTGTTGTGATTTTCAGCCGAAAAACGGATTTTGGCTAAATTTCGGCCATCTCGGCTTGGGGTAGAAAGTACCTTTAGGCCGAAAAAAAGATTTTAGTCAAATCTGGCAAGCTTTGGTCAAATTTCAGCCAAAGTTCGGTCAAATTTCAGCCGATTTTTTAAATGGCCGCAATCCAGACATCTCGGCATGGGGCAAAACATTCACAAACCGAAAACCAAAACTTTGGAGAAGAAACCACTGATTAAGTTGGAAAGTTGGCTAATTAAAAGGGATTTGTGAGAACCACGTGACACATgcggtaagcaatccaaacaattcaaaaagAAATTTAAAAAAGGGATTTCAGAGAGTGTGATTCGTGAGACTTGCATCTGTTGGATGAGAGACTTCAAAATTAAATAGGCTCTCATGCGCACATAGTTGGCTAATTAAATCGATAGATAGATAAAATTATTGGGCAAGAGAGATCGGATTAAATAGGACATCAATTAAATGTAGCATGTCCAATTGGTAAGTGAACCAAATGATCTTTTTTTAGTATTTGTTTGATTAAAAGTGGAGCATACATGGTAAAATTGCTTCAAATAATGTGAGACTATTTGATAATAAATTCTGTAGTGACCTTATAATTCTTGTTAAGCTAATTTGTTTCTGGATCATGGGGTGGTCTATATTGCAGATAAAGGAGAAAAACAAAGAGGTGTTAATGATGGGAACAAGGTTGCTAGAGCGAGTAGCAGGTGAACTGTACAAATCGTCACAAGGTTGGAGATACAACATGCTACGAATTGCTGGCTTGATGTcaaaggtggtggtggtgatctGTTCACGTGATGCTTCTATTCTGCGTGATGTTTCAATGCTACCCAGTGGGGGGTGTTTCGTCTTTTGTTGCTTTTATTCCCAGTAGTAGTTTGTATTAGGGGCTTAAAAGATCATGTGATATAGCGAACTTTGGGCGTAGCGGGGATAGCACTACATGCTGATTTAACCAACCCCCTACCTATGCTGCGGAACTTGTCGCTTCCGATTGTAATCCTGTGACTATGGAATAAATACCCTATATTCCCCTGCAAAAAATAGACCATGTGGTTTCTTATAATGGAAATGGAAGGGGGTGGCCCTCCTTATGATAAAAAATACTGTCTCACCATCGATACAATCCAGGGAACACAATACAATTCTACCGCAGGTCCATAGATCAATGCTCCTCTTGGATGCAACAACAGAAAAAGGGATACCGCCAATGGTTCGGCTGACAAAGCAAACCATGTCCTCCAGCCCACAAACAGCTAGCAACAGTTGCATTGTGTCTCCTTACCTGAACTGAAGAAAGATGAATGTGTGACATTTATTCATTTTTCTTCAGTTCAAGTAAGGAGATATGTTGCATTTGTTTACAGAAAGAGGAAAAAAATTGCACTGCATAGACGTGTGTGCCCATACGTAGTTTACCACTGCACACGAGTAAAATACGCCCTTCCCACCACTTCATAGTAGGGGATCACATTCAGTTCAAGACAGCCTCGATTAGGACTGAACAAATTTCCGACACCTAGCCAGTTCAATCATAGATAAATACTCATCCTCACTGATTTCTTGTCTCCCAAGTCCCAAAATCCAGATTTATGTTGAGACTATAAATTTGCAGTTAATCTGGACTATTTAAGTTGGATTATGTTGCTGTGCGAGAAGATATAGCATCAAGCCAGTGCTATATAATGCtttaattttttatttatttaatgaGGTCAAAGAGTTAGGGGGCACTTCATTGACACTTTCTTTTTGTAGCGAAACTCTAATGCGATCCAACAATTATGTATGATATTTTCTAAGTTTTTATGCGTGCTGACCTCCCATAACTTTCGACTTGTAGTACCGCTTTTACAGGGAATACATATGCGGGACTGGAGACAAAGATGAAGAGCATACCTGGAGGTGAGACGTCGATTCTTCTGAAATGCAGCATCCCTTGTGTCACCCCGTTTATGATCTCGAGTCTTCTGAGCCGAGCATTGCCTCGATAGCACCCTGCAGCCCTTGTTGTGTCTACTCTTCCTAATGCGGTAGTGTTGTGTGTTAACTGCGGCCTTGCTGCAATCACCCACCATTGATAAAAGTGTGAGTAAAGCCAAGATGCTCTGTCCATTGGCTACAGAAATAGGATCAATATGGTGTAGGACAAGAAGGAGATTGAAGCCATCCGTCGGGCAAACACGGTGTAAGTCAAGTTCACATGGAGGAGAACAAAAGCTTGTATCGATTTCAGGGCATCGTGTCCTGCCGCTGACATCTGCTGCAATATCAACAGAACAGAAACAAGACAACCGTTATTCTTCCAGGTGCCATAGAATGAACACGCTCGAAACAGCATGGAGAACTTGAGGGCGGCACGAGTGCAACTTATCATATATATTATATAGAATGAATACTCACCTCCTTTCTGCAGTGAACTATCGGTGATGCTGCAATTCACACCTTCAGTCCCTGAACTCTTCATGGACAGCAGCTTTTGCAGAGGCTTCCGGCGCACGCTAGTTAGCAAAGACGTGGCAAGTTCTTTAGTTCAGGCAAGGGGGAAAAAAGTTGCCACGGTTTAGATAAAAATAATTGCATCACTAGGATGCATGTATTATGCATGTAATACCTCCTACGCCTTTTCACCCGTAACAATGAATTCAAAGTTGTAGGGAGAATGTCGGGGCCAACTGAAAATTGGGCGTGCTTGTTTTGTTGAGCAAAGGCGTCAACAATACACCACATGATGTCCATGTCGATTCCTTTTGTCCTTTAATGGTATAACAAAAACAAGTTTGTGAGAATGAATATGAAAGACATACTGTCAGTCCATCTGAGTAATGAAGTTAGCAAGTCACCTAAGGACAATACTTTGTATCAGCAGAATTGCATAACCTGTCATAAACTGCGCTTAGCTGCCTACCTTTCTGTCCCAAAATTACTAATGATCTCACTGTCAGATCTCTCTGCTTCGAGAGCTTCTGAATTGGTTGTAAGTTGTGATGTAAGATCAAACTACTTTGTTTTCTTGTTGCACTATTGCAAAAAGGCTAAACAGCAACACCTTCTTCTGCAGCGCTTCCAGCCTAAAAGATGTGCAGAAAACATATAGAGTATGTATATATATAGTTGCATAGGTTTCTGAACTGAAATTCAGCGACGAGTAAACTAAAGAGGAGAACCCGGCCCAATTAAGACCAGATCTTGCTGCTATTATTACGTTTGGTAGCAAGTAGGGATGATATGGGAAAGAAAGGGGGCAAACATAGCAAAGCAGAAGAGCAAGAAAGCGTGGTCATCCCTTGGAGAGCGTGGATCGATCCGCGGGACTGCGATNNNNNNNNNNNNNNNNNNNNNNNNNNNNNNNNNNNNNNNNNNNNNNNNNNNNNNNNNNNNNNNNNNNNNNNNNNNNNNNNNNNNNNNNNNNNNNNNNNNNNNNNNNNNNNNNNNNNNNNNNNNNNNNNNNNNNNNNNNNNNNNNNNNNNNNNNNNNNNNNNNNNNNNNNNNNNNNNNNNNNNNNNNNNNNNNNNNNNNNNNNNNNNNNNNNNNNNNNNNNNNNNNNNNNNNNNNNNNNNNNNNNNNNNNNNNNNNNNNNNNNNNNNNNNNNNNNNNNNNNNNNNNNNNNNNNNNNNNNNNNNNNNNNNNNNNNNNNNNNNNNNNNNNNNNNNNNNNNNNNNNNNNNNNNNNNNNNNNNNNNNNNNNNNNNNNNNNNNNNNNNNNNNNNNNNNNNNNNNNNNNNNNNNNNNNNNNN is a window encoding:
- the LOC123039807 gene encoding uncharacterized protein isoform X3; the encoded protein is MLPGSALLLSRTKGIDMDIMWCIVDAFAQQNKHAQFSVGPDILPTTLNSLLRVKRRRSVRRKPLQKLLSMKSSGTEGVNCSITDSSLQKGADVSGRTRCPEIDTSFCSPPCELDLHRVCPTDGFNLLLVLHHIDPISVANGQSILALLTLLSMVGDCSKAAVNTQHYRIRKSRHNKGCRVLSRQCSAQKTRDHKRGDTRDAAFQKNRRLTSRSEPMSADNSSLLTPDSTPERAWRVASAAPQHMTGYLNHFTDYTAVSGDQVIDTPSMGPMVFHGSGSVNNKNMTLRDVLYVPGLEANLVSTGQLAELGYTISIGPYGCRVYKDDEGMDLVGKAHYVDGYLLELDFLRV
- the LOC123039807 gene encoding uncharacterized protein isoform X5, which codes for MDIMWCIVDAFAQQNKHAQFSVGPDILPTTLNSLLRVKRRRSVRRKPLQKLLSMKSSGTEGVNCSITDSSLQKGADVSGRTRCPEIDTSFCSPPCELDLHRVCPTDGFNLLLVLHHIDPISVANGQSILALLTLLSMVGDCSKAAVNTQHYRIRKSRHNKGCRVLSRQCSAQKTRDHKRGDTRDAAFQKNRRLTSRSEPMSADNSSLLTPDSTPERAWRVASAAPQHMTGYLNHFTDYTAVSGDQVIDTPSMGPMVFHGSGSVNNKNMTLRDVLYVPGLEANLVSTGQLAELGYTISIGPYGCRVYKDDEGMDLVGKAHYVDGYLLELDFLRV
- the LOC123039807 gene encoding uncharacterized protein isoform X1, encoding MTGYAILLIQSIVLRTKGIDMDIMWCIVDAFAQQNKHAQFSVGPDILPTTLNSLLRVKRRRSVRRKPLQKLLSMKSSGTEGVNCSITDSSLQKGADVSGRTRCPEIDTSFCSPPCELDLHRVCPTDGFNLLLVLHHIDPISVANGQSILALLTLLSMVGDCSKAAVNTQHYRIRKSRHNKGCRVLSRQCSAQKTRDHKRGDTRDAAFQKNRRLTSRSEPMSADNSSLLTPDSTPERAWRVASAAPQHMTGYLNHFTDYTAVSGDQVIDTPSMGPMVFHGSGSVNNKNMTLRDVLYVPGLEANLVSTGQLAELGYTISIGPYGCRVYKDDEGMDLVGKAHYVDGYLLELDFLRV
- the LOC123039807 gene encoding uncharacterized protein isoform X4, yielding MLPGSALLLSRTKGIDMDIMWCIVDAFAQQNKHAQFSVGPDILPTTLNSLLRVKRRRSVRRKPLQKLLSMKSSGTEGVNCSITDSSLQKGDVSGRTRCPEIDTSFCSPPCELDLHRVCPTDGFNLLLVLHHIDPISVANGQSILALLTLLSMVGDCSKAAVNTQHYRIRKSRHNKGCRVLSRQCSAQKTRDHKRGDTRDAAFQKNRRLTSRSEPMSADNSSLLTPDSTPERAWRVASAAPQHMTGYLNHFTDYTAVSGDQVIDTPSMGPMVFHGSGSVNNKNMTLRDVLYVPGLEANLVSTGQLAELGYTISIGPYGCRVYKDDEGMDLVGKAHYVDGYLLELDFLRV
- the LOC123039807 gene encoding uncharacterized protein isoform X2, with the translated sequence MTGYAILLIQSIVLRTKGIDMDIMWCIVDAFAQQNKHAQFSVGPDILPTTLNSLLRVKRRRSVRRKPLQKLLSMKSSGTEGVNCSITDSSLQKGDVSGRTRCPEIDTSFCSPPCELDLHRVCPTDGFNLLLVLHHIDPISVANGQSILALLTLLSMVGDCSKAAVNTQHYRIRKSRHNKGCRVLSRQCSAQKTRDHKRGDTRDAAFQKNRRLTSRSEPMSADNSSLLTPDSTPERAWRVASAAPQHMTGYLNHFTDYTAVSGDQVIDTPSMGPMVFHGSGSVNNKNMTLRDVLYVPGLEANLVSTGQLAELGYTISIGPYGCRVYKDDEGMDLVGKAHYVDGYLLELDFLRV